Within Spinacia oleracea cultivar Varoflay chromosome 4, BTI_SOV_V1, whole genome shotgun sequence, the genomic segment AGTTTCGTATCTATGCTGAAGTTGATGTAGGTTAGTTAAATTGATTCCCTATTCTACTTctttaatatgctgattttataatttaatttggtAACTTTTGGATAACGGAGTGCATTTTAacctttttattttcgtttttgaagATTGCCAAAGATTCCTTTGAACCTTTCGATGTTCTTGATCTGCTTAGTTCTACTTTTGTGCTTAGCTCTATATTTTGAGTTGCTTTTTTAAGTAATGTTTTACCTACTTATAACCTGAAATGTTCTGGGTGTCAACTGCTGCTTTCTGATTTGTTGTTTATTCTGAGTTCTTCGGCTCTGTAGTATTCATCAGGTCTGCCTGCTTAGGTCTGCTTATTTGTGCGGTCAGTTCTAATGTACTGTTGTGTTCTGACCTATACTACATCTGTTTGTGTCTAATAATCTGCTGACAGTTTGCATTGCTGCTTGTTGTTAAGTTTCTGATAATACTTTATCCATGGATTGTATGTGTGTTGAGAACCGTAAATGTTTTGTTGAGGTTCTGCCACTATAGCTTTTTGAGAGTGTTGTTTCTTAAATTTGTTGAGTCGTTTTCGAGATTTTTCCATGAGtacaattaataattttacggTTTAGTTATAGAGGGAGTGAAAGTGCGAAACTTGATGatttttctttgttgttgttgttgtaagtGAGGAAGGACTCAACTAATAGGTTATTGTCCTAGCACCAAACTTTTCTCGTGCTAGGAAGAGGCATTTGCTTCTATAATCAAATTTGGTGACTAGACCACACAATAGTCTTTTGTTGTCTTCTCTAGGCAATGCTCAAGCCTTTGCCTTCCCAATTTTCTGGAGAGTGCCTCCCCTTCCCTTTGATTCGTTGCCTTGTACAGTGCTCCAATGATAGTTTTTATGTTGACCTTTTTTTACTTTATGTACGAATCCTTATTTTGATGAAGCAAATTGCATATCTTATGATCTGCTACTTATTTTGTTTCTAGTTTTCCTGTAATTGGATCCTTCTGTGCCATAATTTGGGGGACTGCATTTCTGTGTATGTTTATAATTTCTTTTGTTTAAATCTAGGGACTATATTGCATGGCTtagtttagttttagtttttatgATTAGAATATATGTAGAAAATGAATTACTTGATTAATACAGCGTATACATATTGCATTCATGCATGTGTTCATCTTCTAGTTTCCTTCTGCATTTGAGTTATCCTTCTACTGATCTGCTTGAAACCTATCAGAATATCTGTAAATAAAAATCACATAGTTAACCAGGTTTATTAATGATGGAGATTGGAATTAAAGAGGTTTGAGTTAATAGTGGGATATAAACTAGCTTTACAACCTACTACACATATAGTATACTAAAACATCCTTTACTATTTTCTCTACAATATTCACTTTACTCAACCAATAACTTTGCATTGCCAAATTTTGTAGACTAGAGCTGCTATTGTAGCTAGTGCAACCTTCCTTTGAATAATACTTCCCTCGAATCTTCTTTTGATCCATTTAAGTCTGTAGGAGACTTCTTTTGTGGTAATGAATACCTAGCCATGCATCACAGTTTTGCGTTTCGAGGtattgaatacttgaatacatgTTTTTACTTTGCACAAGTACTTTATAATCCAGCTAGCTGAACTAGGGCGATAATAGCTCCATGAACCTCCATATTTCACATAGATAACAGTCTTTATTCTTAATTATTTGATCCTTTTTGAACACTCTCTTCTCAAGTGAGTCATCAGGTTTCCTAGGCTATGAAGCTGTTACTATTTCTGACCTTTTGCATCTACAATGGGAGTCTTGATAAATTTACATGAATAATTGGGTATTGGAAAAAATTGTCATTTACCCATTAATCTTAAGGTTTAGCTTTAGTCATTCGTTTTCAGCTTcttttttcttaagatttggataataaatttcttATGAAAATGTTAAACTTGATTTGTTTGTTGTGCAGGATGGTGTATGTATGCAAGAATTACAAGCTACTTTAAATATGTGAAGATTTACAAGGTTTTTGGCACATAATAGTAGATAGGTTTTAAGAAATAGAGTTATAGGACCGTGATTgcatgatttttatttattttaatggatgtagttttgtaacatgtatatatatttttttactatTCTGACAATTGTAATAGATATTATGCTTATGTAATTAAGTTATTTGAAATGTATACAGTTTTTGAACTTATTTATTATGAAAATCTTATTATACGCATCTCATATTTATTATATGTATatggataactaaatccatttgagaacgtagttttagaccaattgaaagcgTTTCCTTAAACTCAAATGAAAGCGTTGTAATAAATTCATTTGTAAGTGTTACCATTATCAAAACCAAAAGCGTTGCTATACACTCAATAGAAAGCGTTGCTATAAAATACAATTGGATGTTGTTACCATAAGTATAAGAAAGCGTTGTCATAGTTTTATATTTCTACCAACAACAAACTAATAAGTGTTGCCTTAAGTTGGCGAAAACTTTTGCCTTAAATGTGTAAATGTTGGCTTAAGTTGTTGAATAACTGTTGCCATAGGTTAAAAGTGTTGCCTATAAAAAGCGTTGCCATAGTTATTTATGGCAACGGTTTATCATAACTGTTGCCTAAATCCGGAAAACTGTTGCCATATACTTATAGCAACGCCCCTATTGGTAACGGTTTTTAAACCGTTGCTATAGGCCTATTACAACGGTTAATTGGTCTATGGTAACGGTTTATTGCCGTTGCTATAAACCTATTTTGTCGTAGTGGAAGTAAACCTatgagtggacaacctatcctggtacttaaggtgcagacctcgctcgaaacggttcatcctggactgctctgtcgacaccaggtctggtgcaaaccttgacaactccatgaacttatttgcgtattccaacacgctcattgttccttgttgcaagtgtagaaattcatcttctttttgtttcctcaaggatggtggataaaacttgtctctcattaacttctgtaattcgttccaaccaaatccaggcccattctttcgttccttgttaactttccaccataatcctgcttgaccCGTCAAGTAAAACACtgcgaaatcaactctccatttctcagggcattgcagggtttcaaacaactgatcaatgcgacttatccaatcctcgaactcaactggatcggGCTTCCCATCACAGGATGGTGGGTTGAGtgacgaaaagttcttgaacatcgttgcgctctcgttcccactaacatctttctttttccgagaatcatggactaattcggccaacattgcactcacattttccaatcgttccatcctttcctcgtggccattaacatggacatactcctcgtgagtaatgtcgttatcatcgtgaacatgatgctcgttgcgagctccgttggtaacatcgttgatagcatcaatggtcgacattctgcataacatatcttatcagattgaagcgaaataataatataaaataaaccctttgatcccgttcctacactcacactaatattcattttaacttagcaggattttagaacattctctttaactcattccttaaaattctttacttaaagcctaatgaattctattcgtgcgaaaacccgtaaggtttagcacttatggtccagaacctttgctcttgataccaaactgtaacgccccgacctctaattcaataattaaagaataattagcagcggaattaacctaattggtcgggacattacctgccgtaacttccttttcggaaattacaaggcaaccatcaatcataagcctttaaatactccaaaataaatataataatcctttatattaccaaaatgaaagtacgtaacttactaaaagtctttaattaaaaattttaaactattagaaccgtaaacataaactaggtggataatattaaagtgaaactcctcgccactactcgtgtccatcatcccccgcagtacctaaaacggaaaacaaaacggtgagccgaagactcagtaacgaactattctagcagcgtaaattcatttcaattcattttatttaataacacagggagaatagaataagtaaaacatttaataaagcatcatattcaattcattcataaactttgcaatttaacatgctagttgtcggcaagtatgaaccgtgaaggaattctccactgggcctgggccctgagcctgggctcatcatcgtaacatgggcctgggccctgagcctgggatCATCATCGTATCATGGGCCTGGGCCTTGAgactgggctcataaaccatgggagcctgggctcgtaatccatgggtggacaggtgtccgtggtacatgcatgaccgatagataggaagatggtagtttatataccgccagacaaaccaggtctttcactttcatttatcatgttgtatgtaattttaccaagccttggcttgtatttcaattcgaaataacataactcatttagctcataaaacatcattttgatcctgggacacatatcatttctttcaaagcattgcataaacataattttatgagaaaactcaatcaaatcatattataataaacaattcaaacgAATCATAtctcatcccacaatccataaaacacatcaaaacatttaattcataaattcaatcattacgtcataatttcataaattatatttataaggggattgcgggtactagcaatagccgttacctcacttccacgactttgctaaggatttttgttggttggttcgttcgtcctgagctccgagtccaatttcattaaaaatattaaatcattgaattagtacccaattgataaataatttaacttaataatttcgaaactttataattaaccaataatgttaaaaaaaatatatatataatttcatagttttaatgaaaatataattaaacgccaattttagtgaagaacataattaattgaaatttcaatcgaaatatatatattttccttaattaatttacacgaaaatcttatttaaattttgtccttgataaatccatttagtaacttattttagttaaatcgataatataattaaaaatcaatattttataaaatcataaattttataagtaatgaattttataaataacgagttttaataaaaatataaatttcaaaatttaacgaaatattattattgttactcggatttttaatcaaaatacatataagtttttaaatcaattttttatgaaagtattgtttaaatttcattttggaTAAATAACACTAGAATCCTATTCTCATAAAATCGATaataaaacctgaaaaataataaacaattttattagtaactatacattttacaaaaattattaaatccTAAGAATTGATAAATTAgattctgaaaattataaaccaGGCTTAACTCACCCAAAAAGCCCAAATTATAAAACGGCTCAATCTGAATTTAGGTTTGAGGGAGGATTAAATCaggtttcaaatgaaactgatttccttcttttttttctttcgaatgGAGGCACGAACAGGGGAGCAAGAAgggaggaagagaagaagagagTGTGGAGGCTGGGCTGGGCTAGGCTTCGCCGGGGATTTCGACGGCGATGGTGGAGGTGGTTTAGCGGCTGCGGAGCAGTTAAGGGGATGGGGGGTGGTGATTTGCGAAACAggggaaacaggggaggggaagGTGCGAGGGAGAGTGGGGACGACGGGGTGGTTCTGGGCGGTGGTTTGGTGGATGTGGTTGTTGATGGTGGTCGGAGGAGTAGAGTGGTGCTGGTGGtgtggtggttgtggtggtggcggGGGGCGaaagaggagaaagaaagaagGAGGCAGGGGACGCgagaggaggagagagcagGGGAGGGAGTTGTGGTGGGGTGGTGGTGTTCGGTGGTTCTGGGTGGTCGGGAGATGCGGGGTGGTGGAGTGGTGGTGAGGATGGTGGTGCACGGTGGTTGAGatggttgttgttggtggttgGTTGGATTGAATCACAGAAAAACAAGGATTGTGATTAAGATTGAGATTGAAAttgtttttggtttgttgttgaaattccatCCAAAAATTCTGATTTTGTACATGAGAAATGTGATGAACAAGCTAGGAACTgtgcttggggtccaagtaTCCGCACTTGGACTGAATTATGGGAAAGAAGGAAGGAAGttgacttcctggtttgagCGTGGAGAGCAAGCAAAAAAatgaattttcttttttatttttatttttttattaatttcacaatatttggcaaaaattcagaaattgtaattaattttcggaaattgcttaaaataattccttaaaaataaataattagcgttaacgaaaaaaataaataattccaGTTTATAAATtcgtcgtttaaaataaatcgtaaaaacgattaaaataacgaaattcgattattcgtaatttaattaaaacgaaattaagttaataaatatttttaattttaataaatcgaatttaaaatttcggggtattacacgagaaatacaaaattcaaagattTTTTATCGACCGGCGAGGTATGACCACCGCCGATTCATTACCTCATTTCAACACATAATCCGACAAATAGATCTGGCCTCCAACATAGACTGAATAACCGCCTTCGATTTGTTACTCGAATAGAGCGGCGGCGGCGACAAGGCCGAGGACTTCCTCACACGTTTCTCGCACCTTCGACCTGCTCGCCCTTCACTTACATGCGCCGCCGTCATACTCGATCTCCTTCAAATTACCGCCGGAAAACCTCGATTGAAGAAAAAATTAAGATTCAAGATATCAAAACACAATTGAACCATAAAAAgctgaaaaataaaaaacctaaaacCGTCAAGTAAAACTGGAGGTAGATGAAGAAGAATGGAGAGAGAGATCGAAGATAACCTCGATCATTTCTTGCGACAAGACGTACGAACGACGGCGGAGATTTAAGGAGAGAAGCGGCGAGGATGACCGACAACAGCGAAGATTTTGGGGAGAGGGAGGGGCGGAGAGGttaagggaggagagagagggagagagcaGAAATTAGGAttgaaaatgaaatgaaatgaaaaataatgaaaaatgcgtatttatatttatttatttaaaaaaattcagCTGATATCAGCGCTTAGTTGACATCTTGGTTGCCAACAATACGATCTTTCCTGTAAGACCGCCTAATACAAAAGTGTATATAGTCCATAATTAACCATGAATGATGCGCAATATCAAGTTTCATATCATCATTGATAACCACGTTTGAGACCATGTACAGTACAGtctatacttcgtattatgttCACTTTTGATGTTTGTGCAATgtcaaatttaattttatacAAGTGgccattatttattttattatattgttTGTAATGTTGTTCTGTCCAAAAAGTTATACGACATGGCCTTTGCCTATGGGAATAATTTCTTGGAGAACAAATATTACTATTTTAACATTTTGGGTAGAATTACGTCATCGCCCTCGTCATCTCCCCTCTTCGATTTTCATGATCGTGCACTAATATATGCCatgtttttttctttcctttttgccCAAGCCAGCCTAATAAAGTACTTCGTGACCGTAATAACGACCTGGACCTACACAAGGGGAAAGTTatgtttgattttttgttgatttagtCTTCAATATGTGTACGTATGTGTTTATACGTATTCTTGCGTCGCAAGAAAGTTTGACTATAGTACATTAGTACATACACCGTGCAGTAAGATATACTAATGAGGCATTGGTCTAGTGGTAAAAACTAAGAATCTAaacttatacggagtagtacaaTATATTTCAtctgtttcaaaaaaattacAACACCTTAACTAACACCTTTGCCAAGGTACAACTTTGATCACAATtatctctaattatattttttataaatcttaaaatttaatattatgaaaGTATATAATGAAATCAATCTAACGACATTTTACTTGAtaacattttattttaataaattagtacaaaatatatggtcaaagttagtgtatgaatagtggcaaaactaaaagtgttgtaatttttataaaatggaggaagtaagtTGCATGCTCGACTTTTTTCATTTCCATTTGTAAGTtgtattatactccctccgacccttaatactcgacctgttttgaccggacacgtttgccaatgcacaacttttactactaatttctttaactacatattataaaaatttataaaaatattaatattttgaaaatataaattaatatgaagccaacaatatattatatactaacatttattttcatatactagaaataaaataaggtcaaagtaaattatataaatagtgtaaaaagtcaaatcgggtcgagtataaaaggacagagggagtatcgtTTTGTGGCTCATTTGAATCAAAATAAATGCTCGATCATTAAGAACTAAAACGTCTGAAACCGGATAATTTGGGGAGTAATTGACTAGAAAT encodes:
- the LOC130472127 gene encoding glycine-rich cell wall structural protein 1-like, translating into MEARTGEQEGRKRRRECGGWAGLGFAGDFDGDGGGGLAAAEQLRGWGVVICETGETGEGKSGAGGVVVVVVAGGERGERKKEAGDARGGESRGGSCGGVVVFGGSGWSGDAGWWSGGEDGGARWLRWLLLVVGWIESQKNKDCD